DNA from Canis lupus dingo isolate Sandy chromosome 27, ASM325472v2, whole genome shotgun sequence:
TGTGTCGAATGAATGAGCCAGTGATGCACAGAATGTCTGTAAAATTAACTACTTGCATGAAGCTGTAAGCTTGATAAAGAGCCTAGTCCTTGATGAGAACAGCAATCCAAGAACATCAGCAGATCCTGGCACCAAGATCAAATAGTTGATACACTattacatgggaaaaaaaaaaaaacaggataagTTGTGTTTTGTAAGTACCCAGGATAAGTACCCCGCTATGTTGttaagttaaaagagaaaaagcatgggAAAACAGACTAGCAGGACATAGGCCAATATATAACATGGTTATCCATTTTCTTGTTCACTTGATAAATAATTAAGCACTTTCTCTGTGTATAACACTTTCCTGAGCAGTGCAGAGTTAGCCAAGCTCACCACCATGCTGCCCATGAAAAACTAACTGCAATCTATAATTTGACGGCAAGAATTGCACCAACTGTAAACCATGAGCAACTCAAGAATGCTAATTATGCAATGATAGGGTAGATGAAATGTCCTTCCAGAAAGACACAGGGATTCCAATTCATTGCACACACACTCCTGCCATAGAAGTGTTGCTGAGCACATTAGCCAGACTTCTTGATGGAACACTGAATTCGGACGTGTAGTAAAACCATGGAACATGCCAGTTGTAGTTTGAGGAATACCCAATCTTTAGTGACCCCTTTAATTCAGCAAGCCGCCTTTCACCATGCATAATCAGTTTATGGCCTCACCAGAGATCCCTTATAGTTCAGGCATGGCCCTGGGACCATACTTGGAATCAAGCTTCAGCTTTAGATGACATTTTTCCAGGATACTCACAAGGACTCCTAGCACAGTTGATGCCCAGACCTCAGTATGTGAGGAGTATGCAACTGTGTATGCAGTCAGGAATACAACTTGGCAGCCCGACATTAATTTATGTATGTCCtcttaataatcttaaaataagcCGATCTTACTCTGCTAACATGACAGGTGATGAAATCATAATGGATCATTAAGATGTAAAATAGTGTCTTTGGTCAGAATTGGGCACTCTTAAGTCCTTGAGTCATTTAGAAAAACGCAAGAGAGGGATGCCTgtatggctcagcggttgagtgtctgctttcggctcagggtgtaatcccaggtcctgggatcaagtcccacatcaggctacctatgaggagcctgcttctccctctgcctgtgtctctgtgcctctctctatctctcatgaataaataaatctttaaaaaaaaaatgcaagagaaaaagCCAAGCAATATTTAGTAGGGCCATAAGGGAAACCTAGTCTTAGAACCCAGTTTTGTATTGCCTCCATATACAATTCATATCTCcagttttaaatttgtatttgaaaGAGACTTCTGATTCTTAGGAATGCTCTTCTCTGTCGCCGTCCATATAATGTACGTATTTTCCACTCTGGGCTGCATTTCATGCCAGTTAAACTTCTAAGACAAAACCAGAAGAGCATCAGGCATGGGTAACACTCTACTGATTTCTCTCCCCTCTAGGTTACCCCTTGGCTTTGTTTTTTCGGCGTTACCTTTTCTTCAAGGACAGCTACCTCATCCACCTCTTCCACACCTTCACAGGCCTCTCAATCGCTTATTTTAACTTTGGTGAGTGAATTAGCAGTGGCACCACGATTGGAGGGAAACCCAGGAAAGAGCAGACTTGAACAGAATTTCCGGAGAGAATTTGCTGGATAGGGAAGTTAGGATGTTctgcttgcaaaaaaaaaaaaaaaaaaaaatgtttgtatgcACAGGAACAGAGCTTAATTTTCCTCTTCAGTACATCCGATCATTCCGATAACATTTTGAGAGTGGCTACCTTGGGCTGACTCCATCATTTTCTCTGCTGGGGCTGTCACTGGATGACATGCAAGTAGCCTTCTTCGGGAGCATCCCTTTAGCTCAAACATTCAAAAATACAGTAACTCCCTGACAGTCCCTTATATTTATACAATTCATTTCCTTCCCTACCTCCAAAACACAagtctctttttcaaaaagacCTTATACCAAGGTTTCTTCTTTAAGTATTCTCTTTGTGTTTAGAAGTTTCAGAaagggtgggaatgcaaaacaacaaaaacaacaacaaaaatccccaaCAACCACAAGCTAAGCTGTGCTCTCTTCCCTCTGCATGCAGGAAATCAACTCTACCACTCCCTGCTATGTGTTGTGCTTCAGTTCCTCATCCTTCGACTCATGGGCCGCACCATCACTGCCGTCCTCACTACCTATTGCTTCCAGATGGTAAACGCGCTGCTCCCTCAGCAGCTCAGATCACAGCTGACAGCactttggggtgggggaaggtcgGGAGGAAGgtggcagagagaaagcaagctagGAGATCCAGTTTCTAGTCCTTTCTCCCAGCATCACTTTAGCAGCACGACTTCAGGTAGGTCACTTTTCACGGGTGCCAGGTGGCTCCCTGCAGATGGTATTGGTGATATTCACCTGCCTCCAGGGAAGGGTGCCAGCTAACCCTTTACACAGGATTGTGGCCACTCGGGGTCTTTGTTTCTGACCAGGATTGGCCCAGCTAGCTGGCCATGAGTGGTGTCACTTAAAGGCAAGGAAGGAAATGAGCCACAGACTCTAAGCTCTGAATTCTCTGTTAAGCCCTCATTTTGCTGAGAAGCCTTGAGCACGTCTCTTCCCCTCTACAGGTTCGCTTTCTTCCATTTATAGGAACTTAAAGCCTTTAAAGAGGAGAGCAGGAGAacggaaaaaatgaaagaatacagtAGATTTCAGAGcagggagaaaataaagaaaccctAGCAAGTGGTAGAATAAACTCCACCCCCCCTCGTAGGCCTACCTTCTTGCTGGATATTATTACACAGCCACTGGCAACTATGATATCAAGTGGACAATGCCGCACTGTGTCCTGACCTTGAAGCTGATTGGTGAGTGGTGGCTCACTGCCTTTCCCTTTTACACTTAGGCTCCTCCCTGTCCCACCATAAACTTACTCTGTGTGTCCTGTGCCCCGCCCCCTTATGCTCCTGGCTATACTCAGCCCACAGGCCACATCCTCAGTGTCCTCCCTCTGCTCTACCcacaccttctctctctgctcaggTTTGGCTGTTGACTACTTTGACGGAGGGAAGGATCTGGTAAGTATCCtccacagagaggttaaggaatgtagccagagggaaggagaaaaaggttCCTACTACCAAAAGACTGGACCCCAAGGCCAGGAGCAGAGTCTCTCCCTCATCCCCAGCCTATGTGAGTTCTGTTTCAGATAGCACTGAGCAAGGATCAACAAATCTAATTTCCCCAGATCCAGCTCATGCACAAAGTCCAGAGATCAGTGCCAGCATGGCATTTGGAAGAGCAGCAGCCAGCTGTTGCTAAAttaccctcaccccccaccccgccccgccacTGCCCAGCGCATACTCATTCCAACGTGAAGCAAATGACTTTTCTCCCTATTGTGCCCTCAAAGAGACAGCTGTTTAAAGAACCCCGGTTCAGTGGGGCACAAGGGTGGGGAACACACAAACTGGCTCTTGTGGGGAGATGCAAGGCTATCCTGAACCATTCATTCTCTTCTCGGCATAGAATTCCTTGTCCTCTGAGCAACAGAAATATGCCATACGGGGTGTCCCTTCCCTGCTGGAAGTTGCTGGTTTCTCCTACTTCTATGGGGCCTTCTTGGTAGGGCCCCAGTTCTCAATGAACCACTACATGAAGCTGGTGCAGGGACAGCTGACTGACATACCAGGGAAGATACCAAACAGGTAAATGCCCCTCTTGGTCAAGACCTCTGTGTAGGTGTCTCACCCAATACAAAGCCACTTCAAGGTGACTTCCGGAAGGCCAGTCCCAGCTGGCCCCCCACGTGTCTTTCAGCATAGTCCTGGCTCATAGTCTGTGCCTCGTCGTCCCTGGGCCATCTGCTGTCATGGGCACTCTGTACCTGCTCATCACAGGCAGTGGGCCTTTTTTAACCTCGACTACTTCCAGCCACCCATTCTGACCCTGTAGCACAAACATAAGACTTCACTCTGATGCCACAGTATTTTGCCCAGTCATGTCCATGCCTTTAAAACCCattttctcagttaaaaaaaaaaaattaatatataaaaatgtgtatctGTATATCACAGTAGCAAATTGAAGTTATCAGAAAAAACCCTTTCCTGAGAAGTTGTCTAGCCTGTGTGGAAGCATGGATTCAGAGTAGGAAGGCGCAGATTCAGAATTGGTCACTTCCTGGCCTCTGCATTGGCCTTTCTGTCCCAGTGTGGACCGGGAAGGCCAACAAGGCCGTGAGACCTGTAGCATCCCCGAGGGGAAGCTCCCCAGACTCCAGCACACTGTTCCCTTGCCTGTGAATGGCAGGGTTTTGCATTCACCATTCCTCAAAGCCAGCCACATAAAGCTTCTTCCCTGACACTGAGTATCGGCTTTGGACAGAGAGCTACTTGTCCCATTCCAGGCGGGTAGCCACTCTGAAACACTCCTCTCCGTAAATTAAGGTCAGAAGGTAGAGGGACCAGCCTCTGCCTGTCGTGACCCTGCTCATTCCTTTCCAGCACCATACCTGCTCTCAAgcgcctgggcctgggcctcgtCTACCTAGTGGGCTACACTCTACTTAGCCCCCACATCACAGAAGACTATCTCCTCACTGAAGACTATGAAGTGAGTGGTTACTAACACAGCAGCAGGTTGACTGCATCAGAGCTAGAAATGGACAGGCCAGGATCCCTGTAGATAGCCAAGAAGTGGGTAATACCATCTACAATTGCATGTTGGTTTTGCTCTAGATCTGTGAGAGTTGGCGTCCATGCCAGCCGGGCCGGGACATGCTCATCAGCCAGCATTGAACGACCTTCGCGGGCACAGGGCTGTGCCAGGTGCACTTTTAGCACCCCTTACCTCCCTCAGGAGCAGCTCTTAGCTTGATTTATTACAGCCAGTGACTCCTTGGAGCCTAGTAGCTTCCGGTCCTCTCCagcctgttttcttctcttgataGATTGGGGGCTTCTAGGGAATTCAAAAACCAAGGGAGGGGGAAGTGCTGGCTTTTGCTCCTGCCCAGCTGAAAGGCTTGCAGCAGTTCCCTACGCACTCTGGGTAGGTTTGCCTCTTAAATTAACATTGACCATGGATTTATAAAAGTTCCTCAATACTTGGTCTCCTGAATGCTCGATGCTTTAGAAGAGTTAGGGACAGCTCTGTTTCTGGGACTCTACAAAGGAAAAGGTGAATGGATGTTCACTGGGTTCCCTGTGTGTTCCTTGTAGCCTGTTAGAAGGGCAGCCCAGCAGACTGTCAGGTGCAGTAGTCAGCAGCACGTTTGGAAAGGAAGAGCATTGAGGGAAATTTGCCTTGCCCAGGTAGTCGCCCTAacgtgtgtgtgttcttttttctccGAAGAACCACAGTTTCTGGTTCCGCTGCATGTACATGCTGCTCTGGGGCAAGTTTGTGCTGTACAAGTATGTCACCTGTTGGCTGGTTACAGTAAGTAGAAAAGACGAAATAGGGTCCTCATTCAGCAAGCCGTGGAGCATGGTGGGGAGGAGAATAGCTAGAAGGCTAACAGAGTGGCTCCTTCCCTTAGGAAGGAGTGTGCATTTTGACAGGGCTGGGCTTCAATGACTTCGATGAACGCGGAAAGGCAAAGTGGGATGCCTGTGCCAACATGAAGGTGTGGCTCTTTGAAACAACCCCCCGCTTCACAGGCACCATCGCCTCATTCAACATCAACACCAATGCCTGGGTGGCCCGGTAAGCCACTGGAGGGGAGGTCTGGGCCCCAGCTCCTTCATTCAGCCGCTTTCCCAGATTTAAGGGCACAGATGTACCATCCATCTTTTACCACTTTGGGTAGAACCTCCAGTCATCCACACACACGTACTTAGTTTTATCCACACTCCCATCTCCCCAAAACCCATTCCTGTCATATTTGCAAGACACAAGCAAGACCCGGAAGTgccttgagttttgtttttggtttttagagagtgggagggagagatggtgaggggcagagggaggagaatctgaagcaggctccatgcccagctcagagcccgatgcagggctccatctcatgaccctgagatcatgacctgagctgaaatcaagtcgtACACtcaaccgaccaagccacccaggcaccccagaagtgcCTCGAGTTTTAATCTCATTTCTGCCACTGGTTTTATGTTCCCCATTGCCGTTGACATCTTTGTGCCCAACACACAAGTGTAAGCGGCACAAGAGCTGGTCTGTCCTGCTCACCCCTGTAGGCACAAGTATGCAGCAGGTGCTCAGGCACCTGTTGACGAAGTGGCTTGCCCAGGCTCACCCAGCTAAGCTTGGGGTCTGTTTTCTGTGTCTGAACTGAGTGGTAACTTCACCTATGTTCATCTCTAAAACTAATCCGATGGTGCTGCCTCCTTTACCCCAAGCAGGAGCCAGTCGCCACCACTGCACACCTCAGGGCACTAGGAACCTAGAGGCGAGATGGTGGCGGTGCAGACTGGTCTGAGGctcatctccccccccccccccccccccaactctttACTCTAGTTATTTCTTCAAACGACTCAAGTTCCTTGGAAATAAAGAACTATCCCAGGGACTCTCATTGCTCTTCTTGGCCCTCTGGCATGGACTACACTCAGGATACCTGGTCTGCTTCCAGATGGAATTCCTCATTGTTATTGTGGAAAGACAGGTAGGCCTGAAGGGTGGTGGGTGAACAGGGAACATGAGAAGGGGGAGGACACTGATgacctctccctttgctccccagGCTGCCCGCCTAATTCAGGAGAGCCCAACCCTGAGCAACCTGGCTTCCATTACTGTCCTGCAACCTTTCTACTACTTGGTGCAGCAGACCATCCACTGGCTCTTCATGGGTTACTCGATGACTGCCTTCTGCCTCTTCACATGGGACAAATGGTTTAAGGTAAACAAGGGCCTGTTGGCAAGGATGGGTAGGGGAAGAATCGCTGAAACCTCAGGACGTAAGGG
Protein-coding regions in this window:
- the LPCAT3 gene encoding lysophospholipid acyltransferase 5; its protein translation is MASAAEGDVGTVAELARVLRWGFDELSLNKLATSLGASEQALRLIISIFMGYPLALFFRRYLFFKDSYLIHLFHTFTGLSIAYFNFGNQLYHSLLCVVLQFLILRLMGRTITAVLTTYCFQMAYLLAGYYYTATGNYDIKWTMPHCVLTLKLIGLAVDYFDGGKDLNSLSSEQQKYAIRGVPSLLEVAGFSYFYGAFLVGPQFSMNHYMKLVQGQLTDIPGKIPNSTIPALKRLGLGLVYLVGYTLLSPHITEDYLLTEDYENHSFWFRCMYMLLWGKFVLYKYVTCWLVTEGVCILTGLGFNDFDERGKAKWDACANMKVWLFETTPRFTGTIASFNINTNAWVARYFFKRLKFLGNKELSQGLSLLFLALWHGLHSGYLVCFQMEFLIVIVERQAARLIQESPTLSNLASITVLQPFYYLVQQTIHWLFMGYSMTAFCLFTWDKWFKVYKSIYFLGHVFFLSLLFILPYVHKAMVPRKEKLKKMG